From the Candidatus Woesearchaeota archaeon genome, the window GGACCAAAATTAACACCAGCTATTCCTTGAGTAGTAAAATATCTCGTATCAGAACCTCCTGAACTCCTTATCAAGCTTACTTTTGTGCCAAGGATTTTTGTTGCTATTTTTTGTAAAGAAGTGATGTGATGATCATGCTCATCATTGATCATCAAAGAGCTATCTTGAAGAACTGCAACCGTGAAGCCAATCTCTTTCATGAGTTGCATCATCTGCTTATTCGTAACGTTTTCTGTTGTCCTGATATCAAGAATCATTTCTGCTTTTTCAGGAGTTACATTAACTGGACCTTGTGCAAAAATGTTTGTTACATTGACCGAGGGTAACCATTCATTAGCTTGGTGTGCAGTTGTACCTACGCGTTTGCAAAAAGTAGAGTACTGAAAAAAGAGTTTTTCAATCGCATTTTCACCCAGCCAAGGACGGCATGCATGGCAAGATCTTCCACAGGCAGTTACTTTCACTTGAAGAATGCCTTTATGCCTTGTCTCTATCCCCAGACTGGTTGGTTCTCCAGTAATAACAAAATCTCCTGCATATCCTTTGTTTAGCAGATACTCAGTACCGTGATGACCACCAATCTCTTCGTCGGAAACAATCATTAAACCTACCTTCGGATGTTTTTGTTGCTGTGCCATTGTTTTAAGAAGAACAACCATAATAGCGAGCGCTGCCTTCATATCAGAACTTCCTCTTCCCCAGAGTTTTCCATTGCTAACCGTAGGGAGAAATTGGGTATCATCTCCTGCAACAACATCAAGATGACCATTCAAGAGAAGTTTTTGGTGTTTTTTTCCATCGAAACTTATAAAGAGGGACGGTTTTTTGTTTGAGTGAAATTCCTTGACAACAAGAGGAGTTGCAGCAAAATACTGTTTAAGAAAGGTAATGCAATGGGTAAACTCATCATGCTGTTCTTCAGTAGTCTGATAATGCATCAATTTCTTTGTTAATGCTACACATTCTTCAACAGGAGTTTTGTCCATATTTTTCCCTTGTCTCAGATGTTGCTCTTGAGAGTTATTCGCTGCAGAAAAAATCATGCCAATCGCTGAGTAAATGGTTTTGTGCTCATGAGCTGTCGTCCAAGCTTGATAAACTGTTTTCCAAGCTCATTTGCGTGGATTTGGTACGATTGATGGCAATGACGCAAGGAATGGAGGTGTTTTTGGTACGTACCCTCTCCAACGTGAAGCTTTGTTTCAAGAGGGGCAATACTATGGAAATGGTTCTCCAATTTCCAACATCCCTGCTCAAGTGATCCAAGGCTTTTC encodes:
- a CDS encoding M20/M25/M40 family metallo-hydrolase: MDKTPVEECVALTKKLMHYQTTEEQHDEFTHCITFLKQYFAATPLVVKEFHSNKKPSLFISFDGKKHQKLLLNGHLDVVAGDDTQFLPTVSNGKLWGRGSSDMKAALAIMVVLLKTMAQQQKHPKVGLMIVSDEEIGGHHGTEYLLNKGYAGDFVITGEPTSLGIETRHKGILQVKVTACGRSCHACRPWLGENAIEKLFFQYSTFCKRVGTTAHQANEWLPSVNVTNIFAQGPVNVTPEKAEMILDIRTTENVTNKQMMQLMKEIGFTVAVLQDSSLMINDEHDHHITSLQKIATKILGTKVSLIRSSGGSDTRYFTTQGIAGVNFGPVGKNHHQSNEYLEIKSIAPYYHILEQYIHKHCFS